The Deinococcus koreensis genome window below encodes:
- a CDS encoding NPCBM/NEW2 domain-containing protein has translation MSRSPHKVVIGLLVSLSLYSCSQSPTPASENPYANGADYPWTYTRPDTQLTSQALTPGENTLFYEPILSATNGWGPLEIDRSNGEQGPNDGRVITLNGMVYKKGLGVHAGSDVRYSLKGTGASCVRFTADIGVDDEVGSRGSVVFQVYLDGVKAYDSGTMTGSSATKRPSLDITGKQELRLIVTDAGNGKDFDHADWANPRITCVASTTGPSGTFDPGFGVAGRVAVSGVDSVVEPGDSVVVLGSDFSLKRLSTGGAVVGSGSANLAGTLSAYGVARQPDGKLVVVGQQNNAPVVVRFKTDLTLDATLGVGGVVRPVFAGTESAELRDVVVQQSGNIVLIGSASRSYLNPVGTVYSSRDFMVARLVPEGTLDATFGTAGVTFVDGTAFNSTYKIRPNDQFYAAALSPDGRIVGVGESNEFYSAAAVVRFTRDGQLDLTFLGSGGFNQYSYSTFNAVAVASDGGMYIGGSVGRGNTTSYIERRAPNGAPTATAEFRSGEAYDSNSVSSLALQTDGKVVVGAGSPSGGVLARFTPTLSQDLSFGTSGTGFVFPPKGAGDVKVDSKNRIVVTGSETIRLLP, from the coding sequence ATGTCCCGATCCCCGCACAAAGTCGTCATTGGCCTTCTCGTATCGCTCTCGCTGTATAGCTGCTCACAGAGCCCCACTCCAGCCTCGGAAAACCCCTACGCGAACGGGGCGGATTACCCGTGGACCTACACCCGGCCAGACACCCAGCTCACCTCCCAGGCCCTGACGCCCGGCGAGAACACGCTGTTCTACGAGCCGATCCTCTCGGCCACCAACGGCTGGGGCCCGCTGGAAATCGACCGTTCCAACGGTGAACAGGGCCCCAACGATGGCCGAGTCATTACCTTGAACGGTATGGTGTACAAGAAAGGTCTCGGCGTGCACGCCGGCAGTGACGTGCGCTACAGCCTCAAGGGGACGGGGGCGAGCTGTGTGCGCTTCACCGCCGATATCGGCGTGGACGACGAAGTGGGCAGCAGGGGCAGCGTGGTGTTCCAGGTGTACCTGGACGGGGTGAAAGCCTACGACTCGGGCACGATGACGGGGAGCAGCGCGACGAAGCGGCCGAGCCTGGACATCACCGGCAAGCAGGAACTGCGGCTGATTGTCACCGACGCCGGCAACGGCAAGGACTTCGACCACGCCGACTGGGCCAACCCCAGGATCACCTGCGTGGCCTCGACGACAGGCCCCTCCGGCACCTTTGATCCGGGGTTCGGTGTGGCGGGCCGGGTGGCCGTGAGTGGCGTGGACTCGGTGGTCGAGCCGGGCGATTCGGTGGTCGTGCTGGGCAGCGATTTCAGCCTCAAGCGGCTTTCGACCGGTGGCGCAGTGGTGGGCAGTGGCAGTGCGAATCTGGCCGGCACCCTGAGCGCCTACGGCGTCGCCCGTCAGCCCGATGGCAAGCTGGTGGTGGTGGGGCAGCAGAACAATGCCCCGGTCGTCGTCCGCTTCAAGACCGATCTGACTCTGGATGCCACCTTAGGAGTGGGGGGCGTGGTTCGGCCGGTGTTCGCCGGCACGGAGAGTGCCGAACTGCGTGATGTAGTGGTGCAGCAGAGCGGAAACATCGTGTTGATCGGCTCGGCATCCCGGTCTTATCTCAACCCTGTGGGCACGGTCTATTCTTCACGCGATTTCATGGTGGCCCGTCTGGTGCCTGAGGGAACCCTGGACGCCACCTTCGGAACAGCGGGTGTCACGTTTGTAGATGGCACGGCATTCAACTCGACCTATAAGATCCGGCCCAATGACCAGTTCTATGCTGCCGCCCTGTCCCCTGACGGCAGAATTGTAGGAGTGGGCGAATCCAATGAGTTCTATTCCGCCGCAGCCGTTGTCCGCTTCACCAGGGATGGACAGCTCGACCTCACGTTCCTGGGGAGCGGAGGCTTTAATCAGTACAGTTACAGCACTTTTAATGCTGTCGCTGTGGCCTCTGATGGCGGGATGTATATAGGCGGTTCGGTTGGTCGGGGCAACACAACAAGCTACATTGAACGGCGTGCGCCCAACGGTGCACCCACTGCAACAGCCGAGTTCCGCTCTGGCGAAGCCTACGACTCCAACAGTGTGAGCTCACTGGCCCTTCAGACTGACGGCAAGGTTGTTGTTGGGGCCGGATCACCGAGTGGCGGGGTTCTCGCTCGTTTCACCCCGACCCTGTCTCAAGATCTGAGCTTCGGCACCAGCGGCACAGGGTTCGTCTTCCCGCCGAAGGGCGCTGGCGATGTGAAAGTCGATTCTAAGAACCGCATCGTCGTGACCGGGAGCGAAACCATCCGCCTCCTGCCCTGA
- a CDS encoding aldo/keto reductase, with the protein MDKRKLLGTDLTVSAVGFGVWTVGTTWWGVKDEEMGKGLLRRAFDLGITFFDNADTYASGRAEELQREALGDVREQIVIGTKFGYDIYTHPDRPGQQERPHDWSPQYLRKALEGSLKRLGTDYIDYYQLHNPRMDAIRADDLWAELEKAKSEGLIRAYGTALGPALNERQIEEGVASLKERRAPTQIIYNLLEQMLGEPILAAGEQEGVGVMARVPHASGLLEGYMTLETEFEPGDHRNWRMTTNARRKAWMEDGLKKVEQLSAEFVEGRGRTIGQLAIQFALRSPVMASVLPNIYSAANLEEYAATFGAAPLTDAEYDAIQALYRDNFGFEHDLRGQAVAQ; encoded by the coding sequence ATGGATAAGCGCAAGCTTTTGGGCACCGATCTGACCGTCAGCGCGGTCGGCTTCGGGGTATGGACGGTCGGGACGACCTGGTGGGGCGTGAAGGACGAGGAGATGGGCAAGGGCCTGCTGCGCCGCGCCTTCGACCTGGGCATCACCTTTTTCGACAACGCCGACACGTACGCCTCGGGCCGCGCCGAGGAGCTGCAGCGCGAGGCCCTGGGCGACGTGCGGGAGCAGATCGTCATCGGCACGAAGTTCGGCTACGACATCTACACCCACCCGGATCGGCCGGGACAGCAGGAGCGGCCGCACGACTGGTCGCCCCAGTACCTCCGCAAGGCGCTGGAGGGCAGCCTGAAACGGCTGGGTACCGATTACATCGACTATTATCAGCTTCATAACCCGCGTATGGACGCCATCCGGGCGGATGACCTGTGGGCGGAACTGGAGAAGGCGAAATCCGAGGGCCTGATCCGCGCCTACGGCACGGCGCTGGGGCCGGCCCTGAACGAGCGGCAGATCGAGGAAGGTGTGGCCAGCCTGAAGGAGCGCCGCGCGCCGACCCAGATCATCTACAACCTGCTGGAGCAGATGCTGGGCGAGCCCATCCTGGCCGCGGGCGAGCAGGAGGGCGTGGGCGTGATGGCCCGCGTGCCCCACGCCTCCGGGCTGCTGGAGGGGTACATGACCCTGGAGACCGAGTTCGAGCCCGGCGACCACCGCAACTGGCGCATGACCACCAACGCCCGCCGCAAGGCCTGGATGGAAGACGGCCTGAAGAAGGTCGAGCAGCTCAGCGCCGAGTTCGTGGAGGGGCGGGGCCGCACCATCGGGCAGCTGGCGATCCAGTTCGCGCTGCGCTCCCCGGTGATGGCGAGCGTGCTGCCGAACATCTATTCGGCTGCCAATCTGGAGGAGTACGCCGCGACCTTCGGGGCCGCGCCGCTCACGGACGCCGAGTATGACGCGATTCAGGCGCTGTATCGGGACAACTTCGGCTTCGAGCACGATCTGCGTGGCCAGGCGGTGGCCCAGTGA